One Nitrospirota bacterium DNA segment encodes these proteins:
- a CDS encoding DUF2844 domain-containing protein produces MPIRPKILGFSILVSLLGLAAVPALAVLGEDQNSIESDRQRLSGERKPAREKNGYRLETLKSPSMTLEEYVDSNGTIFAVTWKGAGFPDFEKLFGKYFEEFQKGWVERRKDNRLRRVPIVMKTDHLVVETGGRRRSLMGRAFVPSLFPTGVTEKEIR; encoded by the coding sequence ATGCCTATCAGACCCAAGATCCTCGGTTTTTCAATTTTAGTCAGTCTCCTGGGGCTTGCGGCAGTTCCTGCCCTGGCGGTATTGGGAGAAGACCAAAATAGCATTGAATCGGATCGTCAAAGGCTCTCTGGCGAGAGAAAACCCGCAAGAGAGAAAAACGGGTACAGGCTGGAGACACTCAAAAGCCCCTCGATGACCCTGGAAGAATATGTTGATTCGAACGGGACGATCTTTGCAGTAACCTGGAAGGGAGCGGGTTTTCCTGATTTCGAGAAGCTGTTTGGAAAATATTTTGAAGAATTTCAAAAAGGATGGGTCGAACGAAGAAAAGACAATCGTTTAAGGCGCGTTCCGATTGTCATGAAGACAGATCATCTTGTGGTCGAAACCGGTGGAAGGAGAAGGTCGCTCATGGGAAGAGCCTTCGTCCCCTCGCTTTTCCCGACCGGTGTCACTGAAAAGGAGATCCGGTAG
- a CDS encoding response regulator gives MAEKKKGKKSILIVDDSSALRNHLKKILEGLGFEVAGMAENGIMAITKYKETKPDIVMIDMIMPQLGGLECLRLLKQVDPAVAAIMVSSVSSQETVLSCLKEGAKHYILKPYDEEKIKQVMETFS, from the coding sequence ATGGCCGAAAAAAAGAAAGGCAAGAAATCGATTTTGATCGTGGACGATTCGAGCGCGTTAAGAAACCACCTCAAAAAGATATTGGAAGGACTCGGATTCGAAGTGGCAGGCATGGCAGAAAACGGGATAATGGCCATTACCAAATACAAAGAGACCAAACCGGATATCGTCATGATCGATATGATCATGCCGCAACTGGGGGGACTGGAATGTTTAAGGCTCCTCAAACAGGTTGATCCGGCAGTGGCCGCTATCATGGTCAGTTCAGTCTCTTCTCAGGAGACGGTCCTTTCTTGTCTGAAGGAAGGTGCGAAACATTACATATTAAAACCCTACGACGAAGAAAAAATCAAGCAGGTCATGGAGACTTTCTCCTAA
- the tadA gene encoding Flp pilus assembly complex ATPase component TadA, with protein sequence MKVARAVEQKLGKILIDKKIITEADLNHSLEEQAKSGDPSRPIGSFLIDLGFASEKDVTEALGVQFNMAVVDLDDVTISKELIKIIPESVATKFLFLPLFLFEKELTIALADPTSLDTLTALGLDNKYKIQTVLALRSQLEKFIELNYTEGPRSISVETDLQENGASEGTAGYVEKLKKAGKETPIIKLVDKILMEAVEEGASDIHVEPAETKLMIRYRIDGVLKEQASFVMSLHPAVVSRFKILSNLDISERQKPQDGRIQFFHQKKEIDLRVSTLPTHFGEKIVLRLLDRSKIQVKLEDLGFSEDNYDRLSQIIFQPHGIVLVTGPTGSGKSTTLYAILNTIRSIEKNIITVEDPVEYQLALVNQVQVNLKKDLTFATALRAILRQDPDVIMIGEIRDTVTGQIATESALTGHLVFSTLHTNDALSSITRLVDMGIEPFLLAPSILGVVAQRLVRKICQECKESYRPKTAELARFGLEDLETEGVLFYKGKGCSQCKKKGYKGRIGIHEVLLIDEQLRELIIEGASIETMKEAAFQNRFAEMRVDGIKKILSGLTTSEEVLRATRSEIT encoded by the coding sequence GTGAAGGTCGCTAGAGCGGTTGAACAAAAGCTGGGCAAAATTCTGATCGACAAAAAAATTATTACCGAAGCAGATTTAAACCATTCTCTCGAGGAACAGGCCAAAAGCGGAGATCCGTCCAGACCGATCGGGTCGTTCTTGATTGATCTGGGATTTGCATCTGAGAAAGATGTCACGGAAGCGTTAGGTGTCCAGTTTAATATGGCCGTCGTCGATCTGGATGATGTGACCATTTCGAAAGAGTTGATCAAGATCATTCCGGAGAGCGTGGCCACCAAATTTTTGTTTCTTCCCCTGTTTTTATTTGAAAAGGAGCTGACCATCGCCCTGGCCGATCCGACTTCGCTGGATACGCTGACCGCCCTGGGGCTGGATAACAAGTACAAGATCCAGACGGTTCTGGCGTTAAGGTCCCAGCTGGAAAAATTTATCGAATTAAACTATACCGAAGGACCGAGATCGATTTCGGTTGAAACGGATCTCCAGGAAAACGGCGCGTCTGAAGGAACTGCCGGGTATGTCGAAAAGTTAAAAAAGGCGGGCAAAGAGACTCCGATCATTAAATTGGTCGACAAAATCCTGATGGAAGCGGTTGAAGAAGGCGCGAGCGACATTCATGTCGAGCCGGCCGAAACCAAACTGATGATTCGATATCGGATTGATGGCGTTCTCAAAGAACAGGCCTCTTTTGTGATGAGTCTTCATCCGGCAGTGGTCTCCCGGTTTAAAATTTTGTCGAATCTCGATATTTCGGAGAGACAAAAGCCCCAGGACGGGAGAATCCAGTTTTTTCACCAGAAGAAAGAGATCGATTTGAGAGTCTCGACGCTGCCGACCCATTTCGGTGAAAAAATCGTCCTCCGGTTACTGGACCGTTCAAAAATTCAGGTCAAGCTCGAAGATCTCGGATTTTCGGAGGATAATTATGACCGGCTGTCCCAGATTATCTTTCAGCCGCATGGCATTGTGCTGGTTACCGGACCGACCGGGAGTGGAAAAAGCACGACCTTATATGCGATACTCAATACGATTCGATCGATCGAGAAAAATATCATTACGGTTGAAGATCCGGTTGAATATCAGCTTGCTTTAGTCAACCAGGTTCAGGTCAATTTAAAGAAAGACCTGACCTTTGCGACGGCCCTGCGTGCGATTTTGAGGCAGGATCCGGACGTGATCATGATCGGCGAAATCCGGGATACCGTAACGGGTCAAATCGCAACCGAATCAGCTCTGACGGGACATCTGGTGTTTAGCACCCTCCACACCAATGACGCCCTCTCGTCCATTACCCGTCTGGTGGATATGGGGATTGAGCCGTTTCTACTCGCTCCGTCGATTCTCGGCGTGGTTGCCCAGCGTCTGGTCCGGAAGATTTGCCAGGAATGCAAAGAATCGTATCGACCCAAAACGGCCGAACTAGCGCGGTTTGGACTGGAGGACCTGGAAACGGAAGGAGTCCTCTTTTATAAGGGAAAAGGGTGTAGTCAGTGTAAGAAGAAAGGATATAAGGGAAGAATCGGTATACATGAAGTTCTGCTCATAGACGAACAGCTGAGAGAATTAATCATTGAAGGGGCTTCCATCGAAACCATGAAGGAAGCGGCCTTTCAGAACCGTTTTGCCGAGATGAGAGTGGACGGCATCAAAAAAATCTTGTCGGGCTTAACCACTTCGGAAGAGGTCCTCCGCGCCACCCGATCCGAAATTACTTAG